In the genome of Hevea brasiliensis isolate MT/VB/25A 57/8 chromosome 14, ASM3005281v1, whole genome shotgun sequence, the window AATTGATGAATGGCGTCCCTAAAATGACATTATGactgatatcttttattaaaacaaatgaagttttTTAAAGAAGATTTGAATTAGCTATTGAAGCCTCTGTTTTATAATTAATCTTGATTTTAGAATTATTTGCAGCTGAAAGTTTTTCAGTtgttttttcttagaatttttctagaATAATGCCttctttaatataatttaaatatgtacctgtatcaaataagataattgtatcgatcttgaaatctttttaaaaaattatcgaaattctaatcaaatattttctggaagaaatctcattaataatgaagagaaaatcttttgtaggtttttcaagattttgaatttctaaagtattttcttcatcttcttcttcgagttcttcattgatttgttttgaaagtaatttttgaattGTTTCTGAGTCTTGTTCATGTTTTTCTTTAAGCTCATTAAGCTCAACCTTAACAGCTTTTATTTCTTCTTGGAGGCTTTGGACTGAAACATTTGAttgttttgaagtcttctttTTACCCAATATGGCCGTAAGGTCATATGTGTTTTTTACAATAGAGGGCAGAATAAAAGGTTTTTGTATTGGTTGTtcttcaaaggtttttaaaagttttcctaaaaattccttttgtagttgagaatcttcaacttgtgtaaggatttctaagagtaacttctggtctttagaaagaacattgatttttaatttggattttgtaaACAGTTCAGTTTCTGTATTAGAATTCAGATTGGATGATGAACTTGTGATcaattcatcaatttgtaatcTTTCTTCATTTTTCTGTGGGTTCAAAATAACTGGAATCACCTTTAGTTTCAACTAAAAGAGCAGTTATTTTATTGataacttcttcttctaattgtaaCTCATGAAGTTTTCTGTTTAACTTGCAAAAATTTGTAGTGTGGCCTTTCTTTCCACATTTGTAGCAAGTTAAATCTTtgaattttgttttggattgatGACTAGTTTTACTAGTTTTTTTTGAAGGTTTTTTGTAATATGAatctttttcttattttgaagagTTTTTGTATTTTTGGGATAATTTTTTATAAGGTTTTCTGCTACAACTTTCTCCACAATCTGTAATAGGGTTCttggttcctatttcaaattgtttgcagaaagatcctaactcttggcgagttttcctcatttcccatttcagatgtttttataatttcaaatcctgacaaatctttaaaccttctttttgcgtgagactgactagttcaccataggttaatttaTCATACGGGATTTGATTTCCAAATGTTTCCTTGATTTTATTCCTAACTTTTTCTCCTAAAAGGGTCAGAAGTCCAGCaagaaatttttctttccaaatGGACTGATTAGAATATTCTTTAATCATTGCCCTAGTAAGAAAAGTGTTTTTATAATACTGAAAATCACTCATTTTTTTGCATCTAAGGTTTGAAAGGAGTTCGGTATTCTTATCCTTAAGATGAGATGAGTCACCTATGAAATGTAAGGAGATTGTTACTATCAAGGTGGCTACTGCATATGGGATTGGTTGGCCTAACTCATCAAGAACTGGCACgccatcttcttgagtttgtatggattctaTCTATCTCAGATTTTTATAGGTTCATGAGATGATAATCCCATCATCCTTTGAGCTGTCCTGAAAACCCTGCAATCAGGAGTTCAGCAATAGCTCTATTTGGGGTTCTAGTTTGGGCTTTGTAAGCATTTGCTGCCATGGTCATTTGCtggagcaaattcaagatgttatattcagacataccatctatgttccattcatagacagtagAGGCACTGAATTTAGACTGGGTCAGAATTTCAGTTCTATTTCCTATGCCTAAGTCTGGAGCTGTTATTGGGAGGAGTGTTGCTACCCGCTGCcaataaagtctattgatttgtaaATATTTTGAAGACTGAATTTCTTCAGCTTGGATAGGCTGGTTTTCTTGGCTTTGGACATCTAAATCTGAATCTTCCTCAATTATATTGACACTCCTTTAGgaagtttgaggtgtttcaggtgcTACTGGAATACAAGTTGAAGCTTTTAGCCTAGTTTTCATGTCTCTCAAAGCTTGGATAAATTCAGAATTGCTGTTGTTTTGTAAATCTTTTTTATTGTTTTTGGAAACTTGAAATGGTTTGAAAATTGGGTTTTTTAGTTTTGTATCGGGCTTAGTATCAATTTGGGAAATTGTAGCTTAttggttttgttccatttttgtaattgcttacctATGGTATGTAAATGGACATTTGTAAAATTATTCTGTAgaacaatattttttatattcacaaAATTATTTTCATTTGGAACTTTGTAAGGGGCTATTCTACTGTTTGTTATAAGtggagaatttttagttttctaagaggaggatgttcagATTGTATTTTTCTACCATCTGAAATTTCTCATTCATGAACTTTGTTTCTAACAGTAACAGGATTAACAGACAGTTTTTCCTCTGTTTTCTTTAGAAGATCATTGATTATCTTCTAACtcctgttgtttaggttttgaaatttgggaaggttttgaaactggatctgattttttgaaagttttttgAAGTTTTGGAACAAtagcttatttattttttttaattatttatatattgttcaagatTAATTTAAATCTGCACCTGTATCAAATAAGACAATTGTATCGatcttgaaatcttttgaaaaaactatcgaaattttaatcaaatattttctggaagaaatctcattaaaaatgaagagaaaatttttttataggtttttcaagattttgaatttctaaagtattttcttcatcttcttctttgagttcttcattgatttgttttgaaagtaatttttgaattGTTTCTGAGTCTTGTGCCTATTTTTCTTTAAGCTCATTAAGCTCAACCTTAACAGCTTCTAATTCTTCCTGGAGGCTTTGGACTGAAACAGTGATTATTTTGAAATCTTCTTTCTACCCAATATGGCCGTAAGGTCATATGTGCAGAATAGAAAGTGTTTGAATTGATTGATCTTTAAAGATTTTTAAAAGTTTTTCTAAAAATTCATTTTATAGTTGAGAATATTCAATCTGTATAAGAATTTCTAAGAGTAACTTCTTgtgtgtatatatgtatatatatattttattctttCTTTATCATCGTTTCATCCTTATATATCTTATTTAAACAGATATCAATTACCATATGAATTGTTTAAAGCAGACCCGGAAGAATGATCTTTGTGTTTTTCTATAATTCAGTTCCGACTATTTGATATAATGAAAAAAAAGTAGAATTATTTGAAAGAATAGAGTTTATGGCGTACCTGCAAGAAGCTGACGATATTGGTAGGCCCTAACATTCCATCAACGACGGTGAATTTGTGTGAATTTGTAGGTGGTAAGTAGGAAGCTACATAACACTTGTGCGAGCATCGTTGACCACGGATTTTGCAGGCCGTGCATGGCCCAAGATTAGCAGCAGCAGTAGAAGGATGGAAAGAACTTGAAGAAGATTGGGCAGTATGTAGGGGTAGACTTTGGGAAGATTCAAAAGGGGAATTTAGACTTGGAGATAATGGAGGAGACGATGATAGTGAAAAAAAAGGAGAGGGAAATTGAGCATAAGGTAGAGAGGAAAATAAGAAAGGACTCAAATCATGGTTGTTATTCCCCATTGAAGGAGGGAGGGAGAGATGGATCTAATGAAAATTGAAGAAGCCAAGTGAAAGGAGGGCTTATAAAGGTCTTCACCCACAAATGAAAGCCAACAGAAGTACCGACAAAATTTCCTTGCATTTGCTAGTTTTTCCTGTTGCTGCATCATTTCAATTCCTTtccagattccactagtgaaactTCGCGGAAGCTGCCGTTGACTCTTTGCCTTTAAAAGCAACGTCCAAATCGAATTATTATGTGTAATGAGGAAGAAAGCTTAATTTTGTTTATGAATTTTAAAtccatatttaaataaatttatttttaaatttttatctcaattatAACGTTTGGTTAAGTTTAGATAGGCtaatttttagttaaaaaaaattaaaatagtagtaatttttatattaattataataattttttaataaacttatattattattttattaataaaaatagaaaaattaatattttattttttttttcaaatattaaacgtATAACTTAAAACAAAAAGTTATTGATTAATTTTTCCTCTATTATAATTACTTATCAGTTTCTCATATTAAATAATCACATTATTTAAtctatataattttatttcattaacttcttTAGTCCATTCATTTAAATTTATTGTTCATTAATTAAGAAAAGCAGAATTtatcttttattaaaatttttccattttttttatttttattagtcaatatatgtttttatttatatttaagaaagaaataaaaaattttcccatttcataaaaagaaagaaataacaaattttcaaattttacaaaaatttaataagcCTACGATTTTTTTACTCAAAttctatcaaaaaaaaaaaaatgaaaaggggAATTTGGGCTTGGAGATGATGGAAAAAACAATGatagtgaagaagaagaagaagaagaagaagaagaaggggtgTAATGGGAAATAAGTAGGGACTAAAATCATGCTTTTCCCCTATTAAAGGAGAGAGAGATCGATCTATTGCAAATTGAGAGTGAGAAGTCAAATCAGTGTTCTACTTGAACTACAATTTAACACTACTTAAAAGTTTCTCAGACTATTTTTGATGAGTGTTGACATGAACATacataaatgaaataaaaaaaataagaaaaaaaaattatttctctgCCAtgtcatattttaaaaataaagaatattTTCTGCCTGCATGGTCACCCTATTCTCTGCCATTATCTTTCTGTTCACAGATCCTCCACAATGCCAAATTACCCTTAAATTGAGATGTGATTTATGTAATTCACCCTATTTTTCATTAGTTTGACAACTTGTAAAATGGTGTGGGTCAACAAGTGATGTTGATGCATCATTTCCTTCTAGTTTCCTTAACTAAGGAGTGAAACTTCCATCGACTGAAATTGAAATTATACTAAATCAAATCCTTGAGATATTGACACGTGTGGAGCCCCTAAATATCAAATTTTATAGCTTTGAGAGGCACTTCAAGTGATTGCTTATGCTTTAGTCCTGTCAAATTGGATTGTGTTGGTTTTGTTGAAGTAGATTTTGCTGGTGATGGAGATAAAAAGAGATCTGCTACTAGATATATGTCTTCTTTATAGCTAATGGAGCAATTAGCTGGGAGTCAAAGTTGCAATCTGTTGTGGCACTATCAGCAACAAAAGCTGAGTATAT includes:
- the LOC110654854 gene encoding LOB domain-containing protein 11 isoform X2 is translated as MGNNNHDLSPFLFSSLPYAQFPSPFFSLSSSPPLSPSLNSPFESSQSLPLHTAQSSSSSFHPSTAAANLGPCTACKIRGQRCSHKCYVASYLPPTNSHKFTVVDGMLGPTNIVSFLQLLFLPGGFGLKQLIVLKSSFYPIWP
- the LOC110654854 gene encoding uncharacterized protein LOC110654854 isoform X1, whose translation is MGNNNHDLSPFLFSSLPYAQFPSPFFSLSSSPPLSPSLNSPFESSQSLPLHTAQSSSSSFHPSTAAANLGPCTACKIRGQRCSHKCYVASYLPPTNSHKFTVVDGMLGPTNIVSFLQNNNSSSYVPLLLLLRDISSQDGELQADTSTQEVQKSYLMHLMWKEYYMMMIIAENMGKIKYKELVE